In Campylobacter vulpis, a genomic segment contains:
- a CDS encoding S6 family peptidase, producing the protein MKTRILLLSIATAQSLYAMNVDRHNFYTRDYLDFGQNLGQFTPGSKNLSIIKKDGTEVALPNLPFPDFSKFNGSNRTSVGGAYTASAKHIVDPTGNRSVLNPSIKIGDSSYSDIGIKKYASDSAYTRTNKFIVEGGYKVTDFRTIKNKKEDYVTHYEGQERFIVYRTGNGLMSFDNWKASPNNKKDFTSSPGTAGGIFYMNPNSGELLITTNDSNYGPLKGAINTGDSGSPALIFNNKTQEWELIGTVHGATPNGQNRQEVSNTFWAVVNPQELESFKQQFEEQKTIDGGEYSKTDNKDSVYTDSGTININTQINQQNGGIILRGADKTLTITGSGSFAGAGIDIDEENSKVVWATGVSGDLHKIGKGELEVSQQTNGNLRMGEGVVRLKAENSFNSVYLGNREGKLILDNQNAMRDFNQISFSKSGGSVDLNGHSISMSGIKAYNASALITNENENKVSTLTLNNANKTIIHAKLEGNINIQASAAHTSVSVANANNDDRAVIFDGGFEIQTLSGSNQHIVLQGKPVPHATWTPASCPPPFLISISGCSIGQHINKYDKPKAEQMGQGHKVINQTVTFNQPDWIQREYKGNITLDNGSKLFIERNANVEGDITLNNGSTLTLNSKTLYIDSSDSKSLSQSIQSQSLGADVKDTITYEGALKASANSTITSQGIKSFSASIDLDNSTLTASNDEIKLLEKGLKLENEAKLTAKSLHIKNTNNAISVDEKSQLSIDELKIENSTVSLNTQNENLSKTINVNSSTLNVADGSKIPKNMSLTNSTLAFDNLNSTFSLNGSKFDDTSRLRAKNLSHKQKDSITWNTNGVKHIDVSNVLTLKDVGSGEGDDKFLALKLEDTEINFLSGGRVLVSFTHNYLDDGTVDTERVYDMILLKKLTAQEDLLVSFEGQDSNTKMQALATKTDTGIKLSFTKDNQVNADDIMNAIGNRGNHQQLLLLNDLITTNPNHPLVLDVAFNRNNTSAINRIVERIQSIDDDAKKISKTMMSNSNLQLINHHNKVTSKRINTIKAANMSANNEIGSYLYASLVSDVPLVYPMDENHLVNNMWINAGGGYFDGNGQLKYFSTNIGYDRQFSFDENDVILGTLLSFGRSYADNGAYNDHVSNYGFGVYGALNHEMHELQANSNYVIGKSKKYNYLATDQMTDYGFGVSTLYKYAFKLDEHQALKPIFGLEYVFNKMAGYTLDIMRIGAYNYHALSGVLGAEYAYSDEKLFLSTALSGEKAIHRTNDKIRVGIDGSHRFIGYDLQNDRLIYHLDVMANYKINKSFVLGANVNFQTTLRGESGVGGLLKSEYRF; encoded by the coding sequence ATGAAAACAAGGATACTATTGCTGTCTATCGCTACGGCACAAAGTTTGTATGCGATGAATGTGGATAGGCATAATTTTTATACAAGAGATTATCTAGATTTTGGGCAAAATCTAGGACAATTTACCCCAGGCTCTAAAAACCTTAGCATTATCAAAAAGGACGGCACAGAAGTGGCATTACCTAACCTGCCTTTTCCTGATTTTTCCAAATTTAATGGTTCGAATCGAACTTCAGTAGGTGGGGCTTATACTGCTTCGGCTAAGCATATAGTAGATCCGACTGGTAATAGATCCGTATTAAATCCAAGCATTAAGATAGGCGATTCAAGTTATAGCGATATAGGCATTAAAAAATACGCCAGCGATTCTGCATACACAAGGACAAATAAATTTATCGTAGAGGGGGGGTATAAGGTTACTGATTTTCGCACGATAAAAAATAAAAAAGAGGATTATGTTACCCACTATGAGGGGCAGGAGCGTTTTATCGTGTATAGAACGGGTAATGGGCTGATGAGCTTTGATAACTGGAAAGCATCGCCGAATAATAAAAAGGATTTTACTTCTAGTCCCGGCACAGCAGGGGGGATTTTTTATATGAATCCCAATAGTGGAGAATTACTCATAACAACAAATGATAGCAATTATGGTCCGCTAAAGGGTGCCATTAATACAGGAGATAGTGGAAGTCCTGCCCTTATTTTTAACAATAAAACGCAAGAATGGGAGCTTATAGGCACAGTTCACGGTGCCACGCCCAATGGTCAAAATAGACAAGAGGTCTCAAATACCTTTTGGGCTGTTGTCAATCCACAGGAGCTTGAGAGTTTCAAACAGCAATTTGAAGAGCAAAAAACCATAGATGGTGGCGAATATAGCAAAACGGATAATAAGGATAGCGTTTATACAGATAGCGGAACAATTAATATTAACACTCAAATCAATCAACAAAATGGAGGCATTATTCTAAGGGGTGCTGATAAAACCCTTACAATCACAGGAAGCGGCTCTTTCGCTGGGGCTGGCATAGACATAGATGAAGAAAATTCTAAGGTCGTGTGGGCTACGGGTGTGAGTGGTGATTTACATAAAATCGGCAAGGGGGAGCTTGAGGTTAGTCAGCAAACAAATGGAAATTTGCGTATGGGAGAAGGGGTAGTAAGATTAAAGGCGGAAAATAGCTTTAATAGCGTGTATTTAGGGAATAGAGAGGGGAAATTAATCCTTGATAATCAAAATGCAATGCGGGATTTTAATCAAATCAGCTTCAGCAAAAGTGGAGGGAGTGTCGATCTTAACGGACATAGCATTAGTATGAGTGGGATTAAGGCTTATAATGCGAGTGCCTTGATTACAAATGAAAATGAAAATAAGGTTTCCACACTCACGCTTAATAATGCAAATAAAACAATCATACATGCTAAACTTGAAGGAAATATCAATATCCAAGCAAGTGCCGCCCATACTAGCGTTAGCGTAGCAAATGCAAATAATGACGATAGGGCAGTTATCTTTGATGGAGGCTTTGAGATACAGACTTTAAGCGGGAGTAATCAACACATCGTTTTACAAGGAAAACCCGTGCCGCACGCCACTTGGACGCCTGCAAGTTGCCCGCCGCCATTTTTAATTTCTATATCTGGTTGTAGCATAGGACAGCATATTAATAAATATGATAAACCAAAAGCCGAACAAATGGGACAAGGGCATAAGGTCATCAATCAAACTGTAACTTTTAACCAGCCTGACTGGATACAAAGAGAATATAAGGGAAATATCACTTTAGATAACGGCTCTAAACTTTTCATCGAAAGAAATGCTAATGTAGAGGGAGACATCACGCTAAATAACGGCTCAACTCTCACTCTTAATAGCAAAACCCTTTATATCGATAGTAGCGATAGTAAGTCTTTAAGTCAAAGCATACAAAGTCAAAGCCTTGGTGCCGATGTGAAAGATACTATCACTTATGAGGGGGCGTTAAAGGCTAGTGCTAATTCTACTATCACATCACAGGGCATTAAAAGCTTTAGTGCTAGTATAGATTTAGATAATTCTACCCTAACAGCTAGCAATGATGAAATTAAGCTTTTAGAAAAGGGCTTGAAGCTAGAAAATGAAGCAAAACTTACAGCAAAATCTTTACATATCAAAAATACAAACAATGCTATTTCAGTCGATGAGAAATCACAACTTAGCATTGATGAGTTAAAAATAGAAAACAGCACCGTATCCTTAAACACTCAAAATGAAAATTTAAGTAAAACAATTAATGTCAATAGTTCAACCCTAAATGTCGCTGATGGCTCAAAAATCCCAAAAAATATGAGTTTGACGAATTCGACCCTAGCTTTTGATAATCTTAATTCCACTTTTTCACTCAATGGCTCTAAGTTTGATGACACTTCACGCTTAAGGGCTAAGAATCTAAGCCATAAGCAAAAAGATAGTATTACTTGGAATACAAATGGCGTTAAACACATCGATGTTAGCAATGTTTTGACCTTAAAAGATGTGGGTAGTGGCGAGGGTGATGATAAATTTTTAGCCCTTAAGCTCGAAGATACGGAAATTAATTTTTTAAGCGGCGGTAGAGTGCTTGTAAGCTTTACGCATAATTATTTAGATGATGGGACTGTGGATACTGAGCGTGTGTATGATATGATTTTGCTTAAAAAGCTGACAGCTCAAGAGGATCTTTTAGTAAGCTTTGAGGGGCAAGATAGCAATACCAAAATGCAAGCCCTCGCTACTAAGACAGATACAGGTATAAAACTAAGCTTTACAAAGGATAATCAAGTCAATGCAGATGATATTATGAATGCTATTGGTAACCGTGGTAATCATCAACAACTTTTACTACTTAATGACCTCATCACTACAAACCCAAATCACCCACTAGTTCTAGATGTAGCTTTTAACCGAAATAATACAAGTGCTATTAATAGAATTGTGGAGAGAATTCAAAGTATTGACGATGACGCAAAAAAGATTTCAAAAACGATGATGAGCAATTCAAATTTACAACTTATCAATCATCACAATAAGGTTACAAGTAAGCGTATAAATACTATTAAAGCAGCGAACATGAGTGCGAATAATGAGATTGGATCTTATTTATATGCCTCACTTGTAAGCGATGTGCCCTTAGTTTATCCTATGGACGAAAATCATTTGGTTAATAATATGTGGATCAATGCTGGAGGTGGATATTTTGACGGCAATGGGCAACTTAAATATTTTAGCACTAATATAGGATACGACAGACAATTTAGTTTCGATGAAAACGATGTGATTTTGGGGACTTTGCTAAGCTTTGGTAGGAGCTATGCAGATAATGGTGCGTATAATGATCATGTGAGTAATTATGGCTTTGGTGTTTATGGTGCTTTAAATCATGAAATGCATGAACTACAAGCGAATAGCAATTATGTCATAGGTAAAAGTAAAAAATATAATTATCTAGCCACAGACCAAATGACAGATTATGGTTTTGGTGTGAGCACTCTTTATAAATACGCATTTAAGCTTGATGAGCATCAGGCGTTGAAGCCTATTTTTGGACTTGAATATGTTTTTAATAAAATGGCTGGATATACACTTGATATTATGAGGATAGGAGCGTATAATTATCACGCTTTGAGTGGAGTTTTGGGTGCGGAGTATGCTTATAGTGATGAAAAGCTGTTTTTGAGTACGGCACTATCAGGGGAAAAGGCAATCCATAGAACAAATGACAAAATACGCGTTGGAATCGATGGCTCTCATCGTTTTATAGGCTATGATTTGCAAAATGATAGGCTAATTTATCATCTTGATGTGATGGCAAATTATAAAATCAACAAAAGCTTTGTGCTGGGTGCTAATGTGAATTTTCAAACGACCCTAAGGGGCGAGAGCGGTGTGGGAGGATTGCTTAAGAGTGAATATCGTTTTTGA
- a CDS encoding histidine phosphotransferase has translation MGILTKLELEYDVDEVEKFLEFFRKMCDGFEPLIIKLGNDKMKYKEAINELETLAHNTAWAARRLSLDEVTDLCVFCEEMMAQAKRFEGPASEEFMDWMLLLGDQFEKYCKSYENDASVLAIFNPLIVNVPNVISR, from the coding sequence ATGGGAATTTTGACAAAATTAGAACTTGAATATGATGTCGATGAAGTGGAGAAATTTTTAGAATTTTTTCGTAAAATGTGTGATGGGTTTGAGCCTTTAATTATCAAACTTGGAAATGATAAAATGAAATATAAAGAAGCTATTAATGAGCTTGAAACCTTAGCACATAATACAGCCTGGGCTGCGAGAAGACTTAGCTTAGATGAGGTAACGGATCTTTGTGTATTTTGCGAAGAGATGATGGCACAAGCAAAGCGTTTTGAGGGGCCTGCAAGTGAGGAATTTATGGATTGGATGCTTTTACTTGGTGATCAGTTTGAAAAATATTGTAAAAGTTATGAAAATGACGCTTCTGTTTTAGCTATTTTTAATCCTTTAATTGTTAATGTTCCAAATGTTATTTCTAGATAA
- a CDS encoding tRNA1(Val) (adenine(37)-N6)-methyltransferase has protein sequence MQILKFFQFPNAYRYNSDSLLLSAFILEDNLSKKTLLDVGAGCGIIGILLKNYYHHLKLSLLDLQEENILLIKENLRQNALEAEFFHSDFKEFKSEKQFDYIVCNPPFYRQGTQKSTNLHKSISKNASFLPLEDLVKGVDSLLAPRGVFYFCYEALALSEICVILEKYKLKMTKIRFIHSKKGIKARLVLVKVIKNAKSPCEVASPLFVYENGCLSEEMRELGVKFRIESYDFERGL, from the coding sequence ATGCAAATTTTAAAATTCTTTCAATTTCCAAATGCTTATCGTTACAATAGCGACTCTTTACTTTTAAGTGCTTTTATTTTAGAAGATAATTTGAGTAAAAAAACGCTATTAGATGTGGGTGCTGGCTGTGGAATTATAGGAATTTTATTGAAAAATTATTATCATCATTTAAAGCTTTCTTTACTGGATCTTCAAGAAGAAAATATTTTGCTTATTAAAGAAAATTTAAGGCAAAATGCACTTGAAGCGGAGTTTTTTCATAGTGATTTTAAGGAATTTAAAAGCGAAAAGCAATTTGATTATATCGTTTGTAATCCGCCTTTTTATAGACAAGGGACGCAAAAAAGCACAAATTTGCATAAAAGCATAAGTAAAAATGCTTCTTTTTTACCGCTTGAAGATTTAGTTAAGGGTGTTGATTCTTTACTTGCTCCGCGTGGGGTGTTTTATTTTTGCTATGAAGCTCTAGCTTTGAGTGAAATTTGTGTGATTTTAGAGAAATACAAGCTAAAAATGACTAAAATTCGTTTCATTCATAGCAAAAAGGGCATTAAAGCGAGACTTGTTTTAGTGAAGGTCATTAAAAATGCAAAAAGCCCTTGCGAAGTGGCTTCGCCTTTGTTTGTTTATGAAAATGGGTGTTTGAGTGAGGAAATGAGAGAGCTTGGTGTGAAATTTAGGATTGAAAGTTATGATTTTGAAAGAGGGCTTTAA
- a CDS encoding tetratricopeptide repeat protein — MYRNYLFIIITCLFLGACAGKNTPIYADFKPMKENTLDKDLMRAFVCEHYGEFQCARDIYLNLYEENGELKFLEQAFFLSLSHNLDKTKELNEKAKKFLQTSPNIKRLSVLYSLSNMDLARAQKLVLELLKSDDYPGNYELYGDILLRKNQLKEALKYYKIAYKQLPNEAMALKMIGIYTLLNDIESMKKFLVDMRKKQGCTLKTCAFLSKIYLDEENYKELEGIYLELYELSFNDNFLLALIEIYIKQNQKQKALDLAFQYDLDDELKVFLLQNLKRFDKAKELSLKLYEKSEDKEHLLRAAVFEFEEASLNAKPNLEVAKSVAKKFEEAITKENSPLYLNYYGYLLIDYDLDVKKGMEFVEFALQKEPNNFYYLDSLAWGYYKLKNCKKAWELLEKTFVDKEFANSSESKEHQKAIKACLNDLR, encoded by the coding sequence ATGTATAGGAATTACTTATTTATCATAATCACTTGCCTTTTTTTAGGTGCTTGTGCAGGTAAAAATACTCCAATTTATGCAGATTTTAAACCTATGAAAGAAAATACCCTTGATAAGGATTTAATGAGGGCTTTCGTATGTGAGCATTATGGAGAATTTCAGTGTGCTAGAGATATTTATCTAAATTTATATGAAGAAAATGGTGAGCTTAAATTTTTAGAGCAGGCTTTTTTTTTAAGTCTTTCTCATAATTTAGATAAAACAAAAGAGCTTAATGAAAAGGCGAAAAAATTTCTTCAAACAAGTCCTAATATTAAGCGTTTAAGTGTGCTTTACTCTCTTTCAAATATGGACCTAGCAAGGGCACAAAAATTAGTCCTCGAGCTTTTAAAAAGTGATGATTATCCGGGAAATTATGAACTTTATGGAGATATTTTACTAAGGAAAAATCAGCTAAAAGAAGCCTTAAAATATTATAAAATCGCTTATAAACAATTACCAAATGAAGCAATGGCGTTAAAAATGATAGGAATTTATACGCTTTTAAATGATATTGAAAGTATGAAGAAATTTCTTGTTGATATGCGTAAAAAACAGGGTTGCACTTTAAAAACTTGTGCGTTTTTATCAAAAATTTATTTAGATGAAGAAAATTATAAGGAGCTTGAAGGTATTTATTTGGAGCTTTATGAATTAAGCTTTAATGATAATTTTTTACTTGCTTTGATTGAAATTTATATCAAACAAAATCAAAAGCAAAAAGCCTTAGATTTAGCTTTTCAGTATGATTTAGATGACGAGCTTAAGGTTTTTTTATTGCAAAATTTAAAGCGTTTTGACAAGGCAAAAGAATTAAGCTTAAAGCTTTATGAAAAAAGTGAAGATAAAGAACATTTGCTCCGTGCAGCGGTATTTGAATTTGAAGAGGCTAGTCTCAATGCAAAGCCTAATTTAGAGGTCGCTAAAAGTGTGGCTAAAAAATTTGAAGAGGCGATAACAAAAGAAAATTCGCCTCTTTATTTAAATTATTATGGTTATTTGTTGATTGATTATGATTTAGATGTTAAAAAGGGTATGGAATTTGTGGAGTTTGCTTTACAAAAAGAGCCGAATAATTTTTACTATTTAGATTCTTTGGCGTGGGGCTATTACAAATTAAAAAATTGCAAAAAAGCTTGGGAGCTTTTAGAAAAGACTTTTGTGGATAAAGAATTTGCAAATTCCAGTGAAAGCAAAGAACATCAAAAAGCGATAAAGGCTTGTTTAAATGATCTTAGATGA
- the trpC gene encoding indole-3-glycerol phosphate synthase TrpC — MILDEIFLKTKEELERRKITLPYDMLGRSLAANPFFPKDVRRALKRIDKEIKIIAEVKKASPSKGVLREEFEPLSIALNYEKNSAAALSILTEPFYFKGSLEYLSLIRRYTQIPLLRKDFIFDEYQILEALVYGADFVLLIAKMLSTKELKRLLEFSRHLGLEALVEIHNKEDLTKAILAGADIIGINHRNLDDFTMDMSLCEKLIPQIPNSKIIIAESGLENREFLQELQKIGVDAFLIGEYFMRQDDEGKALKALCEG; from the coding sequence ATGATCTTAGATGAAATTTTTTTAAAAACAAAAGAAGAATTAGAAAGGCGTAAAATTACCCTACCTTACGATATGTTAGGACGTTCTTTAGCGGCAAATCCCTTTTTTCCAAAAGATGTTCGCAGGGCGTTAAAAAGAATCGATAAGGAGATAAAAATCATCGCTGAAGTGAAAAAAGCTAGTCCTAGTAAGGGGGTTTTAAGAGAGGAATTTGAGCCTTTAAGTATAGCCTTAAATTATGAAAAAAATTCTGCCGCTGCACTTTCTATTTTAACCGAGCCTTTTTACTTCAAAGGTTCTTTAGAATATCTTAGTCTCATACGCCGTTATACACAAATTCCTTTACTTAGAAAGGATTTTATTTTCGATGAGTATCAAATTTTAGAAGCTTTGGTTTATGGGGCGGATTTTGTGCTGTTGATTGCTAAAATGTTAAGCACAAAGGAGCTTAAGAGACTTTTGGAATTTAGCAGACATTTGGGACTTGAAGCTTTAGTGGAGATTCACAATAAAGAAGATTTAACAAAGGCTATTCTAGCTGGAGCTGATATTATTGGGATTAATCATAGAAATTTGGACGATTTTACTATGGATATGAGTCTTTGCGAGAAACTTATCCCTCAGATTCCAAATTCTAAAATTATCATTGCGGAGAGTGGTTTAGAAAATAGAGAATTTTTACAAGAACTTCAAAAAATCGGCGTTGATGCGTTTTTAATCGGCGAATATTTTATGAGGCAAGATGATGAGGGTAAGGCTCTTAAAGCCTTATGTGAGGGCTAA
- a CDS encoding HIT family protein — protein MEHLYAPWRSEYLEEKSEFCPFCVCAKKLKSDEELGVLFRARHCFGVMNRYPYTPGHFMIIPYKHEEHIENLSEEEWGEMSLFVRKGVKILKEHLKASGVNIGMNLSVAAGAGIASHCHYHLVPRWRGDTNFITSIGQTRVCGADLEKMYQKLFKAFNARGA, from the coding sequence ATGGAGCATCTTTACGCACCTTGGAGGAGTGAATATTTGGAGGAGAAAAGTGAGTTTTGTCCCTTTTGTGTGTGTGCGAAAAAGCTTAAAAGCGATGAAGAGCTTGGAGTGCTTTTTAGAGCAAGGCATTGTTTTGGCGTGATGAATCGCTATCCTTATACGCCTGGACACTTTATGATTATTCCTTATAAACACGAGGAACATATTGAAAATTTGAGCGAGGAAGAATGGGGAGAAATGAGCCTTTTTGTGCGTAAGGGGGTTAAGATTTTAAAAGAGCATTTAAAGGCAAGTGGGGTTAATATCGGTATGAATTTAAGCGTGGCTGCTGGTGCTGGGATAGCGTCTCATTGTCATTATCACTTAGTGCCTCGCTGGAGAGGGGATACGAATTTCATCACTTCCATAGGGCAGACGAGGGTTTGTGGAGCGGATTTAGAAAAAATGTATCAAAAACTTTTTAAGGCTTTTAATGCTAGAGGAGCTTGA
- the mnmH gene encoding tRNA 2-selenouridine(34) synthase MnmH, with protein MLEELDYAEFLKQKFDALIDARSPLEYSHSHLKNALNFYALNSEEHQEIGTLYKKNQAKAKARGAEYICANMARHIPIFTHQFRIGAKVGIYCARGGLRSKSMAVILSELGYRVVRLRGGFKAYRAYLNDFFSKPLQCELLVLCGHTGCGKTELLELLEHSINLEKMANHLGSSFGDILGKQPSQKAFDEALFHSMQTKLAFVEGESRKIGSITLPLKFYEAMQKGFKIHCFASLEKRIERIERLYKAKMNAVNFYTSLRKISPYISLNLRLDLENAFKREQWQKLIAMLLEYYDKSYKKSSQIHYELLTDDLLRAKEELMALYEERLKVLKQF; from the coding sequence ATGCTAGAGGAGCTTGATTATGCGGAGTTTTTAAAGCAAAAATTTGATGCCTTAATTGATGCGAGAAGTCCGCTTGAATACTCTCATTCTCATCTTAAAAATGCTTTAAATTTTTATGCTTTAAATAGCGAAGAACATCAAGAAATAGGCACTTTATATAAGAAAAATCAAGCTAAAGCTAAGGCAAGGGGTGCTGAGTATATTTGTGCAAATATGGCAAGACATATCCCCATTTTTACACATCAATTTAGAATAGGTGCTAAGGTTGGGATTTATTGTGCTAGAGGGGGTTTGCGTTCAAAGTCTATGGCGGTGATTTTAAGTGAGCTAGGGTATAGGGTCGTGCGTTTAAGGGGAGGATTTAAGGCTTATAGGGCGTATTTAAATGACTTTTTTTCAAAGCCTTTACAATGCGAATTGCTTGTCTTGTGCGGTCATACAGGGTGTGGGAAAACAGAGCTTTTGGAGCTTTTAGAACATTCTATCAATTTGGAAAAAATGGCAAATCATTTAGGTTCTTCTTTTGGGGATATTTTAGGAAAGCAGCCTAGCCAAAAGGCTTTTGATGAGGCTTTATTTCACTCTATGCAGACAAAACTTGCTTTTGTAGAGGGTGAAAGTCGCAAAATAGGCTCTATAACTCTGCCCTTAAAGTTTTATGAGGCGATGCAAAAGGGCTTTAAAATCCATTGCTTTGCTTCACTAGAAAAGAGAATTGAGCGTATAGAAAGGCTTTATAAGGCTAAGATGAATGCGGTCAATTTTTATACTTCTTTAAGAAAGATTAGTCCTTATATTAGTCTTAATTTAAGGCTTGATTTAGAGAACGCTTTTAAAAGGGAACAATGGCAAAAACTCATTGCTATGCTTTTGGAGTATTATGATAAAAGTTATAAAAAAAGCTCGCAAATTCACTATGAGCTTTTGACAGATGATCTTTTAAGGGCTAAAGAAGAGCTTATGGCTCTTTATGAAGAAAGACTTAAAGTCCTAAAGCAATTTTAA
- a CDS encoding inorganic phosphate transporter, whose translation MKKDNLLAFSIFAISSIFFMIWGFNYVASHQVILFILASIFGIFMAFNIGGNDVANSFGTSVGAKTVTIKQALIIAAVFELSGAIFAGGEVTKTIRSGIVNFPSSLDPMLFVAIMLAALLSSGLWIFIATKRGLPVSTTHSIVGGIVGASIMMGLLEFDGTQTLAMVKWSEILRIAISWIASPLLGGLVAYIIYSYIDKKILKPAKNLNEDIKELKKAKKQFKEEFFNELRKKSDEEQIRELSIIALDEDDDESFYKNKIKEFKEKEKAIDIYGILKTHMPIIACLGTMVIASMFLFKGLNNVSTLDVLQNFWIVGILGTISYVVTFAVVSIVKKTELNKTTDRIFSWFQIFTASSFAFSHGANDIANAIGPFAAILDVLKTNAINATSPVPFAALAMFGVSLVIGLWFLGKEVITTVGSKLASIRPTTGFSAELGASIVILLATQLGIPVSSTHILIGAVLGIGLYSKNANWIMMKPIGLAWIITLPAAGLMAAIVFMGFKIALGL comes from the coding sequence TTGAAAAAAGATAATCTTCTCGCCTTTAGTATTTTTGCCATTAGTTCAATTTTTTTTATGATTTGGGGTTTTAATTATGTTGCCTCTCATCAAGTCATACTTTTTATCCTTGCCTCTATCTTTGGTATTTTTATGGCATTTAATATAGGCGGTAATGATGTAGCAAATTCCTTTGGAACAAGTGTTGGAGCTAAGACTGTTACCATTAAACAAGCCTTAATTATCGCTGCAGTTTTTGAACTAAGTGGAGCGATTTTCGCGGGAGGAGAGGTAACTAAAACGATAAGAAGTGGGATAGTCAATTTCCCAAGCTCACTTGATCCTATGCTTTTTGTCGCCATTATGTTGGCTGCACTTTTAAGCTCTGGACTTTGGATTTTTATAGCAACTAAAAGGGGGTTGCCCGTCTCAACAACACATAGCATAGTAGGCGGCATAGTTGGAGCTAGTATTATGATGGGACTTTTGGAATTTGATGGCACTCAAACTTTAGCTATGGTAAAATGGAGTGAAATTCTAAGAATAGCCATAAGCTGGATTGCTTCGCCACTTTTAGGCGGTTTGGTCGCTTACATCATCTATTCTTATATAGATAAAAAAATTTTAAAGCCTGCTAAAAATTTAAATGAAGACATCAAAGAGCTTAAAAAAGCAAAAAAACAATTTAAAGAAGAATTTTTTAATGAGCTTAGAAAAAAAAGCGATGAAGAGCAAATTAGAGAACTTAGCATTATAGCTTTAGATGAGGACGATGATGAAAGTTTTTATAAAAATAAAATTAAGGAATTTAAAGAAAAAGAAAAAGCCATTGATATTTATGGAATTTTAAAAACCCATATGCCAATTATCGCTTGTTTAGGAACTATGGTTATTGCCTCAATGTTTTTATTTAAGGGCTTAAATAATGTCAGCACTTTAGATGTTTTGCAGAATTTTTGGATAGTGGGAATTTTAGGCACAATTAGCTATGTTGTTACCTTTGCGGTTGTAAGCATAGTAAAAAAAACAGAGCTTAACAAAACAACTGATAGAATTTTCTCTTGGTTTCAAATTTTTACCGCTTCAAGTTTCGCCTTTTCACACGGAGCAAATGATATTGCCAATGCCATAGGTCCTTTTGCAGCCATTTTAGATGTGCTTAAAACTAATGCCATTAACGCCACCTCTCCTGTGCCTTTTGCCGCTCTTGCTATGTTTGGCGTATCTTTGGTAATAGGCTTATGGTTCTTAGGAAAGGAAGTTATCACAACAGTTGGCTCAAAACTCGCCTCCATACGCCCCACAACGGGCTTTAGTGCAGAACTTGGTGCTAGTATAGTCATACTTTTAGCCACTCAGCTTGGAATTCCTGTAAGCTCTACACATATCTTAATCGGTGCGGTTTTGGGCATTGGACTTTATTCTAAAAATGCAAATTGGATTATGATGAAGCCTATAGGCTTAGCGTGGATTATAACCCTACCAGCAGCAGGTTTAATGGCAGCAATCGTATTTATGGGCTTTAAAATTGCTTTAGGACTTTAA